A window from Pseudomonas frederiksbergensis encodes these proteins:
- a CDS encoding DMT family transporter, which produces MDKTIRHGSFEMTAAMLISGTIGWFVLVSGQPVLDVVFWRCVFGAGTLLLICAAFGFLRPGILTRTTFLLAVLSGVAIVGNWVLLFASYSRASIAIGTAVYNVQPFMLVGLAALFLNEKITLQKLFWLGISFLGMLAIVSAHGGQGENGNDYLMGIALALGAAFLYAIAALIIKRLTGTPPHLIALIQVTTGVLLLAPFAHFSALPQAPSAWASLVTLGIVHTGVMYVLLYGAIQKLPTALTGALSFIYPIAAIFVDWFAFGHRLEPLQWIGVAAILLAAAGMQQGWTLKFRRTVTTQ; this is translated from the coding sequence ATGGACAAAACCATACGTCACGGGTCATTTGAAATGACCGCCGCCATGCTGATTTCCGGGACCATCGGCTGGTTCGTGCTGGTGTCCGGGCAACCGGTGCTGGACGTAGTGTTCTGGCGTTGCGTGTTCGGCGCCGGCACGTTGTTGCTGATCTGCGCGGCATTCGGCTTCCTCCGTCCCGGCATTCTTACCCGCACCACGTTCTTGCTGGCTGTGCTCAGCGGCGTGGCGATTGTCGGCAACTGGGTGCTGTTGTTTGCTTCTTACTCCCGCGCCTCGATTGCCATCGGCACCGCGGTTTACAACGTTCAGCCGTTCATGTTGGTGGGGTTGGCCGCGTTGTTCCTCAACGAGAAAATCACTCTGCAGAAACTGTTCTGGCTGGGTATTTCGTTTCTCGGGATGCTGGCGATTGTCAGCGCACATGGCGGGCAGGGCGAGAACGGTAATGATTACCTGATGGGCATCGCTCTGGCGTTGGGGGCGGCATTTCTTTACGCGATTGCCGCGTTGATCATCAAGCGCCTGACTGGCACACCGCCGCATCTGATCGCGCTGATTCAGGTCACCACCGGCGTGCTGTTACTCGCGCCGTTCGCGCACTTTTCGGCACTGCCGCAAGCGCCGAGTGCCTGGGCCAGTCTGGTAACCCTGGGCATTGTCCATACCGGCGTGATGTATGTGCTGCTCTATGGCGCGATCCAAAAACTGCCGACGGCACTGACCGGTGCGTTGTCCTTCATCTACCCGATTGCGGCGATTTTCGTTGACTGGTTTGCCTTCGGCCATCGCCTGGAGCCGCTGCAATGGATCGGTGTAGCCGCGATTCTGTTGGCCGCTGCCGGCATGCAACAGGGTTGGACCCTGAAATTTCGTCGGACGGTAACAACGCAGTAA
- a CDS encoding Lrp/AsnC family transcriptional regulator, whose translation MTDDIDQVLITALMEDSRRSLKALAQISGLSSPSVAERLRRLEERGVLKGYTVEIDPKCFGYQLQAIVRIRPLPGQLQEVERQIQAIPEFTECDKVTGDDCFIARLHVRSMEQLDTLLDRLNTHAETNTAIVKKTPVKRRLPPMA comes from the coding sequence ATGACCGACGATATCGACCAAGTGCTGATCACGGCATTGATGGAAGACTCACGCCGCTCGCTCAAGGCTCTGGCGCAAATCAGCGGCCTGTCTTCGCCCAGCGTCGCCGAGCGTTTGCGTCGTCTCGAAGAGCGTGGCGTGCTCAAGGGTTACACCGTCGAGATCGACCCCAAATGCTTTGGCTATCAACTCCAGGCCATCGTCCGTATTCGCCCGCTGCCAGGCCAGTTGCAGGAAGTGGAACGGCAGATCCAGGCCATTCCCGAATTTACCGAGTGCGATAAAGTCACCGGCGACGACTGTTTTATCGCTCGCCTGCATGTGCGTTCGATGGAACAACTGGACACCCTGCTCGACCGCCTCAACACCCACGCCGAAACCAACACTGCAATCGTCAAGAAAACCCCGGTCAAGCGCCGCTTGCCACCGATGGCGTGA
- a CDS encoding Bax inhibitor-1/YccA family protein gives MREQDYAVNNSVQAEQLEVSRVLRNTYGLLALTLAFSGVMAYVAQQMRVGYPNIFVVLIGFYGLFFLTNKLRDSAWGLVSAFALTGFMGFLLGPILNRYLGMQGGAEVVSSAFAMTALVFGGLSAYVLISRKDMSFLSGFITAGFFVLLGAVVASFFFQISGLQLAISAGFVLFSSVCILFQTSAIIHGGERNYIMATISLYVSIYNLFVSLLQLFGIMSRDD, from the coding sequence ATGCGCGAACAGGATTACGCAGTTAATAACAGCGTGCAGGCTGAGCAGCTAGAGGTTAGCCGCGTCCTGCGCAACACTTACGGCTTACTCGCTCTCACCCTCGCATTCAGCGGCGTGATGGCGTATGTCGCTCAGCAGATGCGCGTCGGCTACCCGAACATTTTCGTGGTGCTGATCGGTTTCTACGGCCTTTTCTTCCTCACCAACAAACTCCGTGATTCGGCTTGGGGCCTGGTGTCGGCATTTGCCCTGACCGGTTTCATGGGTTTCCTGCTCGGCCCGATCCTCAACCGTTACCTGGGTATGCAGGGCGGCGCCGAGGTGGTCAGTTCCGCGTTTGCGATGACTGCGCTGGTGTTCGGCGGTCTGTCGGCCTATGTGCTGATCTCCCGCAAGGACATGAGTTTCCTCAGTGGCTTCATCACTGCGGGTTTCTTCGTGTTGCTGGGTGCGGTGGTTGCCAGCTTCTTCTTCCAGATCAGTGGTCTGCAACTGGCGATCAGCGCAGGTTTCGTGCTGTTCTCCTCGGTCTGCATTCTGTTCCAGACCAGCGCCATCATTCACGGCGGCGAGCGCAACTACATCATGGCGACCATCAGCCTGTATGTATCGATCTACAACCTGTTCGTCAGCTTGTTGCAGCTGTTCGGCATCATGAGTCGCGATGATTAA
- a CDS encoding fe2+ zn2+ uptake regulation protein, producing the protein MYRAFDCRSSNEHIHELLQRYGLRSSLLRLKIIAILQSAVAQGRSISVRDVHEKLHALELTVISIREALKRLSAVGVIVVNPDRTYSLAAKALLMLGTGRQPQGRVAGLAEADAFPT; encoded by the coding sequence ATGTACAGAGCGTTCGACTGCAGGAGCAGTAATGAACATATCCACGAGTTGCTTCAGCGCTACGGCTTACGCAGCAGTTTGCTGAGGCTCAAGATCATCGCCATCCTGCAAAGTGCGGTTGCGCAAGGCAGATCCATAAGCGTGCGGGATGTGCATGAAAAGCTCCATGCCCTGGAGCTGACGGTCATCAGTATCCGGGAGGCGCTCAAGCGGTTGTCTGCCGTCGGGGTGATTGTGGTCAACCCGGACAGGACTTACAGCCTGGCGGCCAAGGCGCTGCTCATGCTGGGAACGGGGCGGCAGCCGCAAGGCCGTGTGGCCGGGCTCGCAGAGGCTGATGCCTTCCCCACGTAA
- a CDS encoding isochorismate lyase, protein MLPLKSPDACTSLNDIRAGIDHHDRQIFEALEKRLRYVKAATQFKTNEQAIPAPERVAAMLEQRLAWAADAGFDPAFIKTLYEHIIHWNIQQQILHWRSLHPAQS, encoded by the coding sequence ATGTTGCCACTGAAAAGCCCTGATGCCTGCACCAGCCTTAACGATATCCGGGCGGGTATTGACCACCATGACCGGCAAATCTTCGAGGCACTCGAAAAACGCCTGCGCTATGTCAAGGCTGCCACGCAATTCAAAACCAATGAGCAGGCCATTCCGGCCCCGGAACGGGTTGCCGCGATGCTTGAGCAACGCCTCGCGTGGGCCGCTGACGCCGGGTTTGACCCGGCCTTTATCAAAACGCTGTACGAACACATCATCCATTGGAACATCCAGCAGCAAATACTCCACTGGCGTTCGCTTCATCCTGCGCAATCCTGA
- a CDS encoding histidine decarboxylase gives MTLSFADKTRLDEFWQHCLEHQFFNIGYPENADFDYSALHRFMRFSINNCGDWATPSNYVLNTFNFEKDVMAYFSELFDIRLEDSWGYVTNGGTEGNMFGCYLGRELFPDGTFYYSKDTHYSVAKIVKLLRIKCRAVESLPNGEIDYDDLLAKIAADNERHPIIFVNIGTTMRGAVDNIAVIQHRLQLAGIARKDYYLHADAALSGMILPFVDQPQPFTFADGIDSICVSGHKMIGSPIPCGIVVAKRDNVERISVDVDYISASDKTISGSRNGHTPMMMWAALRSYSPAQWRRRVQHSLVIARHAVDRLQAAGIAAWRNENSITVVFPCPSARIAKKYSLATSGDSAHLITTPHHRDTRMVDALIDEIIAETQPQAWRAKRDDSDDPTVGIRLQTHVRLPDSRFDVI, from the coding sequence ATGACTTTGTCTTTCGCCGATAAAACCCGGCTGGATGAATTTTGGCAGCATTGCCTGGAACATCAGTTTTTCAACATTGGCTACCCGGAGAACGCCGACTTCGATTACTCGGCGCTGCATCGCTTTATGCGCTTTTCCATCAACAACTGCGGGGATTGGGCGACCCCCAGCAACTATGTGCTGAACACCTTCAACTTCGAGAAAGACGTGATGGCGTACTTCTCCGAACTGTTCGACATTCGCCTGGAGGACAGCTGGGGCTACGTCACCAACGGCGGCACCGAAGGCAACATGTTCGGTTGTTACCTGGGCCGGGAGCTGTTTCCCGACGGCACCTTCTATTACTCCAAGGACACCCATTATTCGGTGGCAAAAATCGTCAAGCTGCTGAGGATCAAATGCCGCGCGGTCGAATCGCTGCCCAATGGCGAGATCGACTACGACGACCTCCTGGCGAAGATCGCTGCCGACAACGAGCGCCACCCGATCATCTTCGTCAACATCGGCACGACCATGCGTGGTGCGGTCGACAACATTGCAGTCATCCAGCACCGCCTGCAATTGGCGGGCATCGCCCGCAAGGATTACTACCTGCACGCCGATGCGGCACTGAGTGGGATGATCCTGCCTTTTGTCGATCAGCCACAGCCGTTTACCTTTGCCGATGGCATCGACTCGATCTGTGTCTCCGGCCACAAGATGATCGGCTCGCCGATCCCCTGTGGGATTGTCGTGGCCAAGCGCGACAACGTCGAACGCATCTCCGTCGACGTCGATTACATCAGCGCCAGCGACAAGACCATCAGCGGTTCACGCAATGGCCATACGCCGATGATGATGTGGGCGGCGCTACGCAGTTACTCGCCGGCGCAATGGCGCCGGCGCGTCCAGCATAGTCTGGTGATCGCCCGGCATGCCGTCGACCGGCTGCAGGCCGCGGGCATTGCGGCCTGGCGCAATGAGAACTCGATTACCGTGGTGTTCCCGTGCCCCTCTGCGCGTATTGCGAAGAAATACAGCCTGGCGACATCCGGTGATAGCGCACACCTGATCACCACGCCCCATCATCGAGATACCCGCATGGTTGACGCACTGATCGACGAGATCATTGCCGAAACACAGCCGCAAGCCTGGCGTGCAAAACGCGACGACAGCGATGATCCTACCGTCGGCATTCGGCTCCAGACGCACGTCCGCCTGCCTGATTCGCGCTTCGATGTCATATGA
- a CDS encoding (2,3-dihydroxybenzoyl)adenylate synthase → MTLEFNHWPQDRAQRYRNHGYWIDQPLTQILQQRCQAQPNALAVICGERSFTYAELDRLSSNLASRLAARGLGQGDTALVQLPNVAEFYVTLFALLKAGIAPLMALYSHRKLELTSYASQILPKLLIASRDHEVFRDDSYVAFFEQAGAQPQVTLFLGEPEAQRSLAQWLDSPSDRPVHYAPTAADEVALFQLSGGSTGTPKLIPRTHNDYYYNARACADVCALTTRSRFLCAVPAAHNFLLSSPGALGVMHAGGCVVMAANPEPLTCFELIHRHEINTVALVPSAVALWLQAAPQHREQLQSLEYLQVGGAVFADSLARQVPEVLGCKLQQVFGMAEGLINYTRLDDSDEQIFTTQGRPISAADEIKIVDEEGMPVALGETGMLATRGPYTFCGYYKSPEQNAKAFDQDGFYYSGDLVQMTATGDLRVVGRIKDQINRGGEKVASEEIENLLVLHPEVTHAGLVAMPDEKLGEKSCAFVVTRNPNLKAPALRRHLLDLGIAEYKLPDRIRMIEVMPLTAVGKIDKKQLRHLLAVDTTRQWLQSRLVQLLEDGDELDPEENLIFYGLDSLQVMKLATELKERGIAVSFEELASAPTLTGWWSLVEARQKAA, encoded by the coding sequence ATGACTCTTGAATTCAATCACTGGCCCCAGGACAGAGCGCAGCGCTATCGCAATCATGGCTACTGGATCGACCAGCCACTTACGCAGATTCTTCAGCAGCGTTGCCAAGCCCAGCCGAATGCGCTGGCGGTAATCTGTGGAGAGCGGAGTTTCACTTACGCCGAACTCGATCGCCTGTCCTCCAACCTGGCTTCGCGCCTGGCGGCGCGAGGGCTTGGCCAAGGCGATACGGCGCTGGTGCAATTGCCAAACGTTGCCGAATTCTATGTGACGCTGTTTGCCCTGCTCAAAGCCGGCATTGCGCCGCTCATGGCGTTGTACAGCCACCGCAAGCTGGAGCTGACCTCGTACGCCAGCCAGATTCTGCCGAAACTGTTGATTGCCTCCCGCGATCATGAAGTGTTTCGCGATGACAGCTACGTTGCGTTCTTTGAGCAAGCCGGCGCCCAGCCGCAGGTCACTTTATTCCTGGGCGAGCCCGAGGCGCAGCGAAGCCTTGCGCAGTGGCTCGACAGCCCCAGCGACCGCCCGGTGCACTACGCACCCACGGCCGCGGATGAAGTGGCGTTGTTCCAGTTGTCGGGCGGCAGCACCGGTACGCCAAAGCTCATCCCGCGCACGCACAACGATTACTATTACAACGCCCGCGCCTGCGCCGACGTCTGTGCACTGACGACCCGTAGCCGTTTCCTCTGCGCGGTGCCCGCGGCGCACAATTTCCTGCTCAGCTCCCCAGGCGCCCTGGGCGTCATGCATGCCGGAGGCTGCGTGGTCATGGCCGCGAACCCGGAGCCTTTGACGTGTTTCGAGCTGATCCATCGGCACGAAATCAATACCGTGGCCCTGGTCCCCAGCGCTGTCGCGCTCTGGCTGCAGGCTGCACCGCAGCACCGTGAGCAGCTGCAATCGCTGGAATACTTGCAGGTCGGCGGCGCAGTGTTCGCCGACTCTCTGGCGCGCCAGGTACCCGAGGTACTCGGTTGTAAGTTGCAGCAGGTGTTCGGCATGGCCGAGGGGCTGATCAACTACACCCGCCTGGACGATAGTGATGAACAAATCTTCACCACCCAGGGACGCCCGATCAGCGCGGCAGACGAAATCAAGATCGTGGACGAGGAGGGCATGCCCGTCGCACTGGGCGAAACCGGCATGCTCGCCACCCGCGGCCCTTACACCTTCTGCGGTTACTACAAGAGCCCGGAGCAAAACGCCAAGGCGTTTGATCAGGACGGTTTCTATTACTCCGGCGATCTGGTGCAGATGACTGCTACCGGCGACCTGCGAGTCGTCGGGCGGATCAAGGACCAGATCAACCGCGGTGGTGAGAAGGTGGCCTCGGAAGAGATCGAGAACCTGCTGGTGCTGCATCCGGAGGTCACCCATGCCGGGCTGGTGGCAATGCCCGATGAAAAACTGGGTGAGAAGAGCTGCGCATTTGTCGTGACGCGCAACCCCAACCTCAAGGCGCCGGCGCTCAGGCGTCACTTGCTGGATCTGGGCATCGCCGAATACAAGTTGCCGGATCGTATCCGCATGATCGAGGTCATGCCGCTCACTGCCGTGGGCAAGATCGACAAGAAACAGCTGCGTCACCTGTTGGCGGTGGACACCACTCGCCAGTGGCTGCAGTCGCGGCTGGTGCAATTGCTCGAGGATGGCGATGAGCTTGATCCAGAGGAAAACCTGATCTTCTACGGCCTGGACTCTCTGCAAGTCATGAAGCTGGCGACCGAGCTCAAGGAGCGTGGCATTGCGGTGAGCTTTGAAGAGCTGGCCAGCGCCCCCACCCTGACGGGTTGGTGGTCGCTGGTGGAGGCGCGCCAAAAGGCCGCCTGA
- a CDS encoding isochorismate synthase MenF translates to MRTNVLRADDIDKAQQETSFSFTSGDRELVVSGAMQRVETPAVGGDDPESVFQKAVARAFERARQAGQANPIMVGAVPFDPAEASCLYIPEHAEWRTRNAVAEAEGASAALPELLEQHDIPGEHAFKCSVEHAIVNFRHSDVRKAVLSTQRELVFAQDVDAEVVERNLRAQNPSGYHFRVPMDDGGVLLGVSPELLVRKEGPSFISNPLAGSAKRMADAEADRRNAAWLAASEKDHYEHQFVTSDIASRVGEWCTRLEVPERPSLISTPALWHLSTRIEGNLIDPGVTALQLACRLHPTPAVCGFPTERARRLIRFVEAAERGLFTGMVGWCDAQGNGEWVVTIRCGTIRRNRVRLFAGAGIVEASQPDMEWAEVQTKLRTMLRACGLPH, encoded by the coding sequence ATGAGAACAAACGTCCTCAGGGCGGATGACATCGACAAGGCACAACAGGAAACGAGTTTCTCTTTCACTTCAGGTGATCGGGAGTTGGTGGTCAGTGGTGCGATGCAGCGGGTTGAAACCCCTGCCGTTGGTGGCGATGACCCAGAAAGTGTGTTTCAGAAGGCGGTCGCGCGGGCTTTCGAACGTGCCCGCCAAGCAGGCCAGGCGAACCCGATCATGGTCGGCGCCGTTCCGTTCGATCCCGCCGAGGCTTCTTGCCTCTATATCCCCGAACACGCCGAATGGCGTACACGCAATGCAGTAGCGGAAGCAGAGGGCGCGAGCGCCGCATTGCCCGAGCTGCTCGAACAACACGACATACCCGGCGAACATGCCTTCAAGTGCTCGGTAGAGCATGCCATCGTCAATTTCCGCCACAGCGATGTGCGCAAGGCGGTGCTTTCCACTCAACGTGAGCTGGTGTTTGCACAGGACGTCGATGCTGAGGTTGTCGAGCGCAACCTGCGTGCGCAGAACCCAAGCGGCTACCACTTCCGCGTGCCGATGGACGATGGCGGGGTACTGCTAGGCGTCAGCCCGGAGCTGCTTGTGCGCAAGGAAGGGCCGAGCTTCATTTCCAATCCGCTGGCCGGTTCGGCCAAGCGCATGGCCGATGCCGAGGCTGACCGCCGTAATGCCGCGTGGTTGGCGGCCTCGGAAAAAGATCACTACGAGCATCAATTCGTTACCAGCGATATCGCCTCCCGGGTGGGCGAATGGTGCACCCGCCTGGAGGTGCCCGAGCGTCCCTCCCTGATCAGTACGCCGGCGCTGTGGCATCTGTCTACACGCATAGAGGGCAACCTGATCGACCCGGGCGTGACAGCCTTGCAGCTCGCCTGCCGGCTGCACCCTACACCGGCCGTATGCGGTTTCCCTACCGAGCGCGCGCGGCGTTTGATCCGCTTCGTCGAAGCGGCCGAGCGCGGGCTTTTCACCGGCATGGTGGGATGGTGCGATGCACAGGGTAACGGGGAATGGGTCGTGACCATTCGCTGCGGCACGATCAGACGCAATCGTGTCCGGCTGTTTGCCGGCGCAGGCATCGTCGAAGCCTCGCAGCCTGACATGGAATGGGCGGAAGTCCAGACCAAGCTACGCACCATGCTGCGTGCTTGCGGATTGCCCCACTGA
- a CDS encoding phosphopantetheine-binding protein, with product MTLSTHRSLRQVLVVDFGDPRQGEVSLGALYVSDPAGAAPSAAELRNYARLHLAQSHVPTRFISVAELPLSQNGKVDRQRARALLCTQPAGDAPALPTAHDKVLDIYLTVLGRTDNAAPADFISLGLRPQHLKAISARMQEQFAVTLSPGQLLRCRNSEEVAQLLTAAGA from the coding sequence ATGACATTGAGCACGCATCGCTCGCTCCGACAGGTGCTGGTGGTTGATTTCGGTGACCCGCGCCAAGGCGAGGTAAGCCTTGGTGCGCTCTACGTCAGCGACCCCGCTGGCGCAGCACCGAGCGCAGCCGAGCTGCGCAACTACGCTCGCTTGCACCTTGCGCAATCGCATGTACCCACGCGCTTCATCAGCGTTGCCGAGCTGCCGCTTTCGCAAAATGGCAAGGTCGACCGACAGCGGGCACGGGCGCTGCTCTGCACTCAGCCCGCGGGCGACGCCCCTGCCCTGCCAACGGCGCACGACAAGGTGCTGGACATTTACCTGACGGTGCTGGGGCGGACCGATAACGCTGCCCCAGCGGACTTCATTAGCCTGGGTCTGCGCCCACAGCATTTGAAGGCCATATCGGCGCGGATGCAGGAGCAGTTCGCCGTGACGCTATCGCCTGGACAGCTGTTGCGTTGCCGCAACTCCGAAGAGGTGGCGCAACTGCTTACGGCAGCAGGCGCTTGA
- the basC gene encoding putative histamine N-monooxygenase has protein sequence MKDAPIVDIAGVGVGPFNLGLAALLATHSEVSGIFLERKTEFRWHEGLLLPGTTLQVPFLADLVTMADPTHPLSYLNYLHQHDRLYQFYYYDNFQVPRREYDHYCRWASQQLAACHFGEEVCDVHYDADAGRFLIESQSVSGFKRHYYSRHLSVGIGTSPVLPHWAQVKSSAPIMHSAEFGKRQAQLAQCQQVTVIGSGQSAAECVLALFNELTPERVAAGASIRWITRAPGFHPMEYSKLGQECFTPSYMEYFHSIPRERRRDIVAGQGLLYKGISFSTIGDLYDLIYERSIGGANPGLTLLSNCEVERVEANAGKLKVMYRHRELGQASSFEADALVAATGYAHAWPQWFERLKGSVLATDEHGDCIVEEDFTARRCDNGQGRIFVQNAEIFQHGVGSPDLGIAAIRNATIINQLLGRSHYRLPKRSAFQRYGMHEE, from the coding sequence ATGAAGGATGCACCCATTGTAGATATCGCCGGTGTCGGCGTTGGCCCGTTCAACCTGGGCCTCGCCGCACTGCTCGCCACCCATTCCGAGGTGAGCGGCATCTTTCTTGAACGCAAGACCGAGTTTCGCTGGCACGAAGGGCTGCTATTGCCAGGCACTACCTTGCAGGTGCCGTTCCTGGCCGACCTGGTGACCATGGCCGACCCCACTCACCCACTGAGCTACCTGAATTACCTGCACCAGCACGATCGCCTTTACCAGTTTTATTACTACGACAACTTCCAGGTGCCGCGCCGGGAATACGACCACTATTGCCGATGGGCGTCTCAGCAATTGGCTGCCTGCCACTTCGGCGAGGAAGTCTGCGATGTGCACTATGACGCCGATGCCGGCCGTTTCCTGATCGAAAGCCAGTCTGTGTCCGGCTTCAAACGGCATTACTACAGCCGGCATCTGTCGGTGGGCATCGGTACCTCGCCGGTCCTGCCACATTGGGCACAAGTGAAGAGCTCGGCCCCAATCATGCATTCGGCGGAGTTTGGCAAGCGCCAGGCGCAGCTGGCGCAGTGCCAACAAGTGACGGTCATCGGTTCCGGGCAAAGCGCTGCCGAATGTGTGCTGGCGCTGTTCAACGAGTTGACCCCGGAACGGGTCGCGGCTGGCGCTTCCATCCGCTGGATCACCCGTGCTCCCGGGTTCCATCCGATGGAGTATTCCAAGCTCGGCCAGGAGTGCTTTACCCCGTCCTACATGGAGTACTTCCACAGTATCCCCCGCGAGCGCCGCCGCGATATCGTCGCTGGGCAAGGGTTGCTGTACAAGGGCATCAGCTTCTCGACCATCGGCGACCTCTACGACCTGATCTACGAGCGCTCGATCGGCGGCGCAAACCCCGGGCTGACGCTCCTGTCCAATTGCGAGGTCGAGCGTGTCGAGGCTAACGCCGGCAAGCTGAAAGTGATGTATCGCCATCGCGAACTGGGCCAGGCCAGCAGCTTCGAGGCGGATGCGCTTGTTGCAGCGACCGGGTATGCACATGCCTGGCCACAATGGTTCGAGCGCCTCAAGGGCAGCGTGCTGGCGACCGACGAGCACGGCGACTGCATCGTCGAGGAAGACTTCACCGCACGGCGCTGCGACAACGGTCAAGGGCGCATCTTCGTGCAGAACGCGGAGATCTTCCAGCATGGGGTCGGCTCGCCCGACCTGGGCATCGCCGCCATTCGCAATGCGACGATAATCAACCAACTGCTGGGCCGATCGCACTACCGCCTGCCCAAGCGCTCGGCATTCCAGCGTTACGGAATGCACGAGGAATAA